The Pseudodesulfovibrio cashew genomic sequence GCAAGTTCGACTTCTCCCTGGCTGCCAGCGTGGGCAACGAGCTCATCGCCGGTTATGTCGCGGGCGAACTGGATGAAGTACACGTCGTGTTCGGCGAGTTCCAGAGCATGGCCAAACAGCCTCCCGTCGACCTCACTGTTCTGCCCATGGCGCAACAGGAGGAAGGCGAAGCCGAAGAAGGCGGGGCTGGCGACTACTTGTACGAACCGTCCGTCGAGGGCCTGCTGGCCGAGCTGCTGCCTCGGTTCATCAAGGTTCAGGTTTATCGCGGTCTGCTGGACACCGCCTGCTCCGAGCATGCGGCCCGTATGGCTGCCATGGATAACGCCACCAAGGCGTGCGACGAACTGACGGATACGCTTACCTTGCTCTACAACAAGACGAGGCAGGCCGCCATTACTGGCGATCTTATGGACATTGTCGGCGGCGTTGAAGCGCTGAAAGGATAAAAGGGGGCTATGAAAAATGGCTAATACTGGTAAAATCGTTCAGGTAATCGGCGCCGTTGTCGACGTCGAATTTGCCGAAGGGAATCTTCCCAACATTCTGTCTGCGTTGGAGATTAAAAACCCCAACAACACTGACGCTCCGCTGCTCGTCTGCGAAGTCGCGCAGCACCTGGGCAACAACGTTGTCCGCACCATCGCCATGGACGCCACCGAAGGTCTCGTTCGCGGCATGGAAGCGTCGGACA encodes the following:
- a CDS encoding F0F1 ATP synthase subunit gamma, whose translation is MASLRDVQNQIVGVKKTKQITKAMNMVASAKLRNAQERIERFRPYADKFYEMLGDLAAGADESVHPLLEVRDEVKTVGIMVTTSDRGLCGAFNVNIINTAKRLAEAKAAEGKAVKLYCIGKKARDAFKKMDFEMVRAEGDAMSKFDFSLAASVGNELIAGYVAGELDEVHVVFGEFQSMAKQPPVDLTVLPMAQQEEGEAEEGGAGDYLYEPSVEGLLAELLPRFIKVQVYRGLLDTACSEHAARMAAMDNATKACDELTDTLTLLYNKTRQAAITGDLMDIVGGVEALKG